One Devosia lacusdianchii genomic window carries:
- a CDS encoding TetR/AcrR family transcriptional regulator, producing the protein MTRAYLSAEARREQILDCAQHLFFTKGYEATTVQDLMLAAGVSKGGFYHHFGAKEDVLQALNARLAAVSVSVLETVMAWPGLTAFEQLNQSLRGLRHFKRETASGLVAAFETLMRPENIALYERIRRTNIQTVLPYFEKIIEAGQQDGSFNVPNARVAAEAVLSLGSMSHETVAAALAARGQDRAAANKALQEAMTFQGVIIDRILGMPDGSIEFVEPGYVDALLPIED; encoded by the coding sequence GTGACACGGGCCTATCTGAGTGCCGAAGCGCGACGGGAACAAATCCTGGATTGCGCGCAGCACCTGTTTTTCACCAAGGGCTATGAGGCGACCACCGTACAGGACCTGATGCTGGCGGCAGGCGTTTCCAAGGGCGGATTTTATCATCACTTCGGCGCTAAGGAGGACGTGCTCCAGGCGCTCAATGCCCGACTGGCCGCAGTATCGGTGTCGGTACTGGAGACGGTGATGGCATGGCCGGGGCTGACGGCCTTCGAACAGCTCAACCAATCATTGCGCGGCCTGCGCCACTTCAAGCGCGAGACGGCAAGTGGGCTGGTAGCAGCGTTCGAGACGCTGATGCGGCCGGAAAATATTGCGCTCTATGAGCGGATCAGGCGCACCAACATCCAGACTGTGCTGCCCTACTTTGAGAAAATCATCGAAGCGGGGCAGCAGGATGGGAGCTTCAACGTGCCCAACGCCCGGGTCGCCGCCGAGGCGGTTCTGTCGCTGGGCAGCATGAGTCATGAAACCGTGGCGGCCGCTCTTGCCGCCCGAGGACAAGACCGGGCCGCGGCCAACAAAGCCTTGCAAGAGGCGATGACCTTCCAGGGCGTCATCATTGATCGCATCCTGGGAATGCCCGATGGCAGTATTGAGTTTGTGGAGCCCGGATATGTCGACGCGCTGCTGCCGATCGAGGATTAA
- the chrA gene encoding chromate efflux transporter yields MYLHETTSRSGSPAEVLTVFLKLGLTSFGGPIAHLGFFRDELIVRRRWMDEQGYGDLVALCQFLPGPASSQVGFALGLWRAGPLGALAAWLGFTLPSAILLVAFALSAAALDGPFAQGVLHGLKIVAVAVVAQAVWGMAKSLAPDRQRAGIAVAALALVVLLAGAMGQVIAIALGALAGLWLCRDTVAAPAGMLRFPVSRTAGLAALGLFALLLVGLPLVAANTGAHGIDVFDAFYRAGSLVFGGGHVVLPLLDAETVASGWVSKDAFLSGYGAAQAVPGPLFTFAAFLGASGSLPPDGVLGAAIALVAIFLPGFLLLVGALPFWDAARSRPWAQAGMRGANAAVVGILGAALYDPVWTSAILRPLDFVLAVTGFVLLVAWKAPPWIVVLLLAAAGGAIGAVG; encoded by the coding sequence ATGTACTTGCACGAAACGACCAGCCGCAGCGGCTCGCCGGCCGAAGTGCTCACTGTGTTCCTCAAGCTCGGACTGACCTCGTTTGGCGGGCCGATCGCGCACCTTGGGTTTTTTCGCGACGAGCTGATCGTCCGCCGCCGCTGGATGGACGAGCAGGGGTATGGCGACCTGGTGGCGCTGTGCCAGTTTCTGCCGGGGCCGGCATCGAGCCAGGTTGGATTTGCCCTGGGTCTGTGGCGGGCGGGGCCGCTCGGTGCGCTTGCGGCCTGGCTGGGTTTCACCCTGCCTTCGGCAATCCTGCTGGTGGCTTTTGCCCTCAGTGCTGCGGCGCTTGATGGACCGTTTGCGCAAGGGGTGCTGCATGGCCTCAAGATCGTCGCCGTGGCGGTGGTAGCGCAGGCGGTGTGGGGCATGGCCAAAAGCCTGGCGCCGGATCGACAGCGCGCCGGAATCGCCGTGGCGGCATTGGCGCTGGTCGTCTTGCTGGCCGGAGCCATGGGACAGGTCATTGCCATCGCCCTCGGCGCCCTGGCCGGGCTGTGGTTATGCCGCGATACGGTGGCCGCGCCGGCTGGAATGCTGCGCTTTCCGGTGAGCCGGACAGCCGGCCTCGCGGCACTGGGGCTGTTCGCGCTGCTGCTGGTTGGCCTGCCTCTGGTGGCCGCCAACACCGGGGCCCACGGCATCGACGTGTTCGATGCCTTCTATCGCGCCGGATCGCTGGTGTTTGGCGGCGGACATGTAGTGCTTCCGCTGCTCGATGCCGAGACGGTGGCGAGCGGTTGGGTGAGCAAAGATGCTTTCCTGTCCGGCTATGGCGCAGCACAGGCCGTGCCGGGACCGCTGTTCACCTTTGCCGCCTTTCTGGGCGCGTCCGGCAGCCTGCCGCCCGATGGCGTGCTGGGCGCGGCTATCGCGCTGGTCGCGATCTTCCTGCCGGGCTTTCTGCTGCTGGTCGGGGCGCTGCCATTCTGGGACGCCGCCCGCAGCCGGCCATGGGCACAAGCGGGCATGCGCGGCGCCAATGCTGCCGTGGTGGGGATATTGGGCGCCGCGCTCTACGACCCGGTCTGGACCAGCGCAATCTTGCGACCGCTAGATTTCGTGCTGGCCGTCACCGGCTTCGTGCTGCTGGTAGCCTGGAAAGCGCCGCCCTGGATCGTTGTGCTGCTGCTGGCGGCGGCAGGTGGCGCGATTGGCGCTGTCGGTTAG
- a CDS encoding helix-turn-helix transcriptional regulator has protein sequence MTEMITIPRAEYERLREAAEDLADLEAYDRAVAAGGESMPAEYVKRMIGGESPLRVYREYRGLTQAALAERSEVNRVQIADIEAGRKTGSVATLGKLATALGVTIDDLA, from the coding sequence ATGACCGAGATGATCACTATTCCGCGCGCCGAGTATGAGCGTCTGCGCGAAGCCGCGGAGGATCTGGCTGACCTCGAGGCATATGACCGGGCAGTTGCCGCCGGTGGCGAGTCAATGCCTGCGGAGTATGTCAAACGCATGATTGGTGGCGAAAGCCCCCTGCGCGTCTACAGGGAGTATCGCGGCTTAACCCAGGCCGCCCTTGCCGAACGTTCCGAGGTCAACCGTGTGCAGATCGCCGATATCGAAGCCGGCCGGAAGACCGGCTCCGTCGCCACCCTCGGCAAACTCGCAACGGCGCTTGGCGTGACCATCGACGATCTGGCTTGA
- a CDS encoding VOC family protein yields the protein MNLIAHVEIPVTNLERAMQFYSAVLGVTFGEIADIHGNRMAYFPFEAGQDGASGALAEGQVYVPTVNGAIVYLSVTDIDDVLAKAEAQGSAILFPKTAIGDSAFVAEIADSEGNRIAVQTV from the coding sequence ATGAACCTGATCGCCCATGTCGAAATCCCCGTCACCAACCTTGAGCGCGCCATGCAGTTCTACTCTGCGGTTCTTGGCGTGACGTTTGGTGAGATCGCCGACATCCACGGCAACAGGATGGCCTATTTTCCGTTCGAGGCAGGTCAGGACGGCGCCAGCGGTGCACTGGCCGAGGGCCAAGTCTATGTGCCGACCGTCAACGGCGCCATCGTCTATCTGAGCGTTACTGACATCGACGATGTGCTGGCAAAAGCGGAGGCACAGGGAAGCGCCATTCTCTTCCCCAAAACCGCGATTGGCGACAGTGCATTCGTCGCCGAGATCGCCGATAGCGAGGGCAATCGCATCGCCGTCCAGACGGTGTGA
- a CDS encoding DUF1214 domain-containing protein, with product MRFVLYLLMMIAVALSVGFGLSYYALTDGRLFGVARVGPWTAWPDVGAPAPNPYTRGHLAREASLQLGQAEGLQFTASTDSDGQPLVRACGYHISGKTPLATFWTLVAIDAKGANVAVPDGDLAMRSSSIARTNDGDLTINIGTRLMPGNWLELTGDGPITLVLTLYDTAVFSGFSSDESMPAIERGECT from the coding sequence GTGCGCTTTGTCCTCTACCTGCTGATGATGATCGCCGTTGCCCTGAGCGTCGGCTTCGGGCTCAGCTATTACGCACTGACCGACGGGCGGCTGTTCGGCGTCGCCCGGGTCGGACCGTGGACCGCTTGGCCGGATGTTGGCGCCCCCGCGCCCAACCCCTATACGCGCGGCCACCTAGCCCGAGAGGCCAGCCTGCAATTGGGGCAGGCCGAAGGGCTGCAGTTCACCGCCAGCACCGATAGCGACGGCCAGCCGCTGGTCCGCGCCTGCGGTTATCATATATCTGGCAAAACGCCGCTGGCCACGTTCTGGACGCTCGTGGCGATCGACGCCAAGGGCGCCAATGTCGCCGTGCCCGATGGTGATCTGGCCATGCGCTCGAGTAGCATAGCCCGCACCAATGATGGCGATCTGACGATCAATATCGGCACGCGCCTCATGCCCGGCAATTGGCTGGAACTGACGGGCGATGGCCCGATAACGCTGGTGCTGACGCTCTACGACACGGCGGTGTTCTCCGGCTTTTCCAGCGACGAATCCATGCCGGCGATCGAGCGGGGGGAATGCACATGA
- a CDS encoding type II toxin-antitoxin system RelE family toxin, whose protein sequence is MVKPITYRPAATKALRKMPANSALRIVAKIEAYAADPSSQANNVKALRGREGIRLRVGDWRVIMIDDVVLDVLEVGPRGSIYD, encoded by the coding sequence ATGGTGAAGCCCATCACGTACCGCCCTGCGGCGACCAAAGCGCTACGCAAGATGCCGGCCAACTCGGCCCTGCGGATCGTCGCGAAGATCGAAGCATATGCCGCCGACCCGTCGTCTCAAGCGAACAACGTGAAGGCACTGAGGGGACGTGAAGGCATCCGGCTTCGTGTTGGCGACTGGCGTGTCATCATGATTGATGACGTCGTGCTGGATGTCCTCGAAGTCGGTCCTCGCGGCAGCATTTATGACTAG
- a CDS encoding metallophosphoesterase family protein produces MLIAQISDIHASAGNANLEAWGKAVAWLNTLAPDAVIITGDIVGDGWATGYDAMLDRLSVLDCPVFALPDRNLDARVLLGRTEHQTLAQLLPHHEWPAPLA; encoded by the coding sequence GTGCTCATAGCGCAAATTTCGGACATCCATGCCAGTGCAGGAAACGCCAATCTCGAGGCTTGGGGCAAGGCCGTGGCCTGGCTGAACACCCTCGCCCCCGACGCTGTTATCATCACCGGCGACATCGTCGGCGATGGTTGGGCGACGGGCTACGATGCAATGCTCGACCGGTTGTCAGTGCTGGACTGCCCTGTCTTCGCCCTCCCTGACCGCAATCTGGACGCCCGGGTCCTCCTGGGCCGAACCGAGCACCAGACGTTGGCCCAGTTGCTCCCTCATCACGAATGGCCAGCACCGCTCGCCTGA